Proteins found in one Clostridium kluyveri DSM 555 genomic segment:
- a CDS encoding PLP-dependent aminotransferase family protein: protein MIDINWKPNKNSSKALYRQIVDYIISEIARGNFAIGTKIPSQRKLAEIFEVNRSTIVEALDELKSRGLIEGNKGGGTTIINNTWSLLSSKPELNWKNYIEGSIHKPNLRTIQMVNRLEYTENIIRLGTGEPGPDLFPRHMMNKVLNRCLNRITSLGYLEAKGLLELRRVISEYMRKYGIQVPPSSILIVSGALQALQLISLSLLPPGSKILVEDPSYLKSLHIFQSLGMNLTGLKMDGEGIILEEIQKNGGKNADKMLYTIPTFHNPTGIVMSENRRIKILKYCGDLRIPIVEDDVYRELWIEKSPPMPLKSRDKNGNVLYLGSISKCLAPGFRIGWIVGPESVIERLADIKMQTDYGSSSISQMVLMEWISSGLYEEHLKEFRRKLKFRRDKTIEILKDNFKDIASWNIPQGGFYIWLKLNSNISINKLFQESIKEKILINPGSMYSFSNNQNLRISYSYALMDQMEMGLKKLSHIIRKLEKEQNSC, encoded by the coding sequence GTGATAGATATTAATTGGAAACCTAACAAAAATTCTTCTAAAGCATTATATAGACAAATTGTAGATTATATAATCAGTGAAATAGCCAGAGGAAACTTTGCCATAGGGACTAAAATTCCTTCTCAAAGAAAACTTGCAGAGATATTTGAGGTAAACAGAAGTACTATAGTTGAAGCTTTGGATGAGCTAAAAAGTAGGGGACTTATTGAAGGCAATAAAGGAGGAGGTACTACAATAATAAATAATACGTGGTCTCTGCTTTCTTCAAAACCAGAATTAAATTGGAAGAATTATATTGAAGGAAGTATTCATAAGCCTAATCTCCGTACCATTCAAATGGTTAATAGATTGGAATACACAGAGAATATAATTAGACTTGGAACAGGAGAACCAGGTCCTGATTTATTTCCCAGGCATATGATGAATAAAGTTTTAAATAGATGTTTAAATAGAATTACTTCTTTAGGTTATCTTGAAGCAAAAGGGTTGTTGGAATTAAGACGGGTAATTAGTGAATATATGAGAAAATATGGAATACAAGTACCGCCGTCTTCCATACTTATTGTTTCTGGAGCACTTCAAGCATTGCAGCTTATATCACTATCCCTTTTACCTCCAGGATCTAAAATATTGGTAGAAGATCCATCCTATTTGAAATCTTTGCACATATTCCAATCTCTTGGAATGAATCTGACCGGTTTGAAAATGGATGGTGAAGGAATTATTCTGGAAGAAATACAAAAAAATGGAGGAAAGAATGCTGATAAAATGTTATACACCATTCCTACCTTTCATAATCCAACAGGAATTGTAATGAGTGAAAATAGGCGTATAAAAATTTTAAAATACTGCGGGGATTTAAGAATTCCCATTGTAGAAGATGATGTCTATAGAGAATTGTGGATAGAAAAATCTCCTCCCATGCCTCTTAAGAGTAGAGATAAAAATGGAAATGTACTGTATCTTGGTAGTATTTCAAAATGTCTTGCGCCCGGCTTTAGGATTGGATGGATTGTAGGCCCTGAAAGTGTAATAGAAAGACTGGCGGATATAAAAATGCAAACTGATTATGGTTCCAGTTCTATATCTCAGATGGTGTTAATGGAGTGGATAAGCAGTGGATTATATGAGGAACATCTTAAAGAGTTCAGGAGAAAACTTAAATTTCGTAGAGATAAAACTATAGAAATTCTAAAGGATAACTTTAAAGACATAGCTTCATGGAATATTCCCCAAGGTGGATTTTACATATGGCTTAAATTAAACTCCAATATATCTATAAATAAATTATTCCAAGAATCAATAAAAGAAAAAATTCTTATTAATCCTGGAAGCATGTATAGCTTTTCTAATAATCAAAATCTGAGAATATCTTATTCTTATGCTTTAATGGATCAAATGGAAATGGGACTTAAAAAACTATCCCATATAATTAGAAAATTGGAAAAAGAACAAAATAGTTGTTAA
- a CDS encoding HAD-IC family P-type ATPase: protein MKEVNILPGRIRFKTNKIYRNKVLAKYTDIYIGNIYGVKYSNVSCNTGSILIVYDEAKTNMKLIKHSIEQVLSSKINYDSKNLDSYNSYYEIKQKTNKVKTKLVWSGLVYLLFRIKNSIFGKFFISSSIRALGTASAITIVAGYPFLKNVYKKFTKHIYLNSEFILKLAAMCLTVLRESTEGLLLIALIDFNNYIKLSADLKCQKLLKHNMVTPPNTAWIITSTGDEMLTSIHSVELNDIIYIHKGELVPAEGEVLDGSSFISNFYRTGQPTVFPISKGNTVYQGTVVLSGNLKVRITKIPQVSNKDDISFEQLNLNKRVVKFQDRIVVIAALLGITCYIFTRDILNVLSIILVLCPESSELALNTGIKNYIHLLSKYNIYLRNPNTFQKIIDTDSIVFDKTGTLTYGNMEIIDIQSFDKNYTDEAILKICSSCEASNYHPISNTFKSQLQKLHNIDKMQVAEDSLVENEFYRNNYILENVQNSILIPSKGVKAVYNNHTVLIGNDEFFMENNIALDKVLDKYLHYKNKLYTPILISLDGKLTGIIIMRESIWHSSYELIPKLKLKGITNLSLLTSDSYDRGKYVSDTLDINNIYGDCNDEEKVKIIEKQKIYNIVMMVGDGLNDVSAMRAADVSVSFADSSCDQIKLNSDCIIFEDNMGRLNDLITLSKSSYKIIDMNIKIANLYNITFGAFALIGGFSVFAAKSINTINSILVLILNERIKWIFPKI from the coding sequence TTGAAAGAAGTAAATATATTACCTGGGCGTATTAGATTTAAAACTAATAAAATCTATAGAAACAAAGTATTAGCTAAATATACGGATATATATATTGGAAATATATATGGAGTAAAATATAGTAATGTAAGCTGCAATACTGGAAGTATTCTCATAGTATATGATGAAGCAAAAACAAATATGAAATTAATTAAACATAGTATAGAACAAGTTTTATCATCTAAAATAAATTATGACTCTAAAAATCTGGATTCCTATAATTCATATTATGAGATTAAGCAAAAAACAAATAAAGTTAAGACTAAACTTGTATGGTCTGGTTTAGTCTATTTGTTATTTAGAATTAAAAATTCTATATTTGGGAAATTTTTTATTAGCAGTAGTATAAGGGCGTTAGGGACAGCTTCTGCAATTACTATTGTAGCGGGATATCCTTTTCTCAAAAACGTTTATAAGAAGTTTACAAAACATATTTATTTAAATTCAGAATTCATCTTAAAATTAGCGGCTATGTGTCTTACTGTTTTAAGAGAAAGTACAGAAGGTTTATTATTAATTGCTTTAATTGATTTTAACAATTACATAAAATTATCTGCTGACTTAAAATGTCAGAAATTATTAAAGCATAATATGGTTACCCCTCCTAATACCGCATGGATTATCACAAGTACTGGTGATGAGATGTTAACTTCAATTCATTCAGTAGAGTTAAACGATATTATATATATCCACAAGGGTGAACTAGTTCCAGCGGAAGGAGAAGTTTTAGATGGCAGTAGTTTCATTAGCAATTTTTATCGCACAGGCCAACCCACTGTATTTCCTATAAGTAAAGGAAATACAGTATACCAGGGTACTGTAGTTTTATCTGGTAATTTAAAAGTTCGCATAACAAAAATTCCACAGGTGTCAAATAAAGATGATATCTCTTTTGAACAATTAAATTTAAATAAGAGAGTAGTCAAATTTCAAGATAGAATTGTAGTTATTGCTGCTTTATTAGGAATTACATGTTATATATTTACAAGAGATATATTGAATGTTTTATCAATAATATTGGTTTTGTGCCCGGAATCATCTGAATTAGCTTTAAATACTGGAATAAAAAATTATATTCATTTATTGAGTAAGTATAATATATACCTTAGAAATCCCAACACCTTTCAGAAAATTATAGATACCGACAGTATAGTTTTTGATAAAACAGGTACATTAACTTATGGAAATATGGAGATTATAGATATACAGTCCTTTGATAAAAACTATACTGATGAAGCTATACTTAAAATATGTTCATCCTGTGAAGCATCTAATTATCATCCTATATCTAATACTTTCAAAAGTCAGTTACAAAAATTACATAATATAGATAAAATGCAGGTAGCTGAGGATTCTTTAGTAGAAAATGAATTTTATAGAAATAATTATATCTTAGAAAATGTACAAAATTCCATATTGATACCGTCAAAAGGAGTAAAAGCCGTATACAATAATCATACAGTTCTAATAGGAAATGATGAATTTTTCATGGAAAATAACATAGCTTTAGATAAAGTACTGGATAAATACTTACATTATAAGAATAAGCTATATACACCTATTCTCATTAGCTTAGATGGCAAACTTACAGGCATAATCATAATGCGAGAAAGTATATGGCATAGTTCTTACGAATTAATTCCTAAGCTTAAACTTAAAGGTATAACAAATTTATCTTTATTGACAAGTGATAGTTATGACAGAGGTAAATATGTTTCTGATACATTAGATATAAATAATATCTATGGCGATTGTAATGATGAAGAAAAAGTAAAGATTATAGAAAAGCAGAAAATATATAATATAGTGATGATGGTAGGAGATGGTTTAAATGATGTGTCTGCAATGAGGGCTGCAGATGTAAGCGTGAGCTTTGCAGATTCATCCTGTGATCAAATCAAGTTAAATTCAGATTGTATAATATTTGAAGATAATATGGGTAGATTGAATGATTTAATTACATTGTCTAAAAGTTCTTATAAAATAATAGATATGAATATTAAAATAGCAAATTTATATAATATTACATTTGGCGCTTTTGCATTAATAGGAGGATTCAGTGTATTCGCTGCGAAATCAATAAATACAATAAATTCCATTTTAGTTTTAATTCTTAATGAAAGAATTAAATGGATTTTTCCCAAAATTTAA
- a CDS encoding HMA2 domain-containing protein produces the protein MINLNYNRIKIVSSLPGRLRANISNLFRNDKIAFNIKIILIRSKGIFSVKPSKVTGNVLINYDTAHISENEIIIILDKCLNIKSKLKIAEDVNNGSLCKIIFHALNPLSLFEKKRAKEIYRNEYIGSKKIINISLIMSGITLLVTNSISKAFSVFILGYPGILFSIALVSCYYASSKLKYNGIYFKDYHSFYLIKDVNTLLIDSSLFLNKFYKYNKSLSHLDRMDFEKLIILKQLENPVSDRMKSIIENIRLLGISNISIIGNCKNVVINYISYYLGIDILDYEVLKYNANYGFNNKTKEKEAFLVTNEFLGEFQEYLYHDLVICVYKNYAAMTDMLKGNINFKYNYMDKLPLIIELSHFCSEIDIQTKNVALTLNIIGMLLSIMDYLNPLKSIIFYSFNTLISILTLKFRLKLYNIEKNNNLSYVKHKLYFYKLIY, from the coding sequence ATGATCAATTTAAATTATAACAGGATAAAAATTGTATCCTCTCTACCGGGAAGGCTTAGAGCTAATATATCTAATCTCTTTAGAAATGATAAAATAGCGTTTAATATAAAAATTATACTAATCAGATCAAAGGGTATATTTTCTGTTAAACCAAGTAAAGTAACTGGAAATGTCCTTATTAATTATGATACTGCCCATATATCTGAAAATGAAATTATAATTATTTTAGACAAATGTTTGAATATTAAAAGTAAATTAAAGATTGCTGAAGATGTAAATAATGGTTCATTATGTAAAATAATATTCCATGCATTAAATCCTCTATCATTATTTGAGAAAAAACGGGCTAAAGAAATATATAGAAATGAATATATAGGTTCTAAGAAGATAATAAATATTTCATTAATTATGTCGGGTATTACACTTTTAGTTACTAATAGTATATCTAAAGCTTTTTCAGTGTTTATTTTAGGCTATCCGGGAATTTTATTTTCTATAGCTTTAGTTTCATGTTATTATGCATCATCCAAACTAAAATATAATGGTATATATTTTAAAGATTATCATTCTTTTTATTTAATAAAGGATGTAAATACTTTATTGATAGATAGCAGCTTATTTTTAAATAAGTTTTATAAGTACAATAAATCATTATCACATTTAGATAGAATGGATTTTGAGAAACTTATAATACTAAAGCAATTAGAGAATCCTGTTTCTGATAGAATGAAATCAATTATAGAAAATATACGCTTGTTAGGAATTAGCAATATATCCATAATTGGAAATTGTAAAAATGTTGTTATAAACTATATTAGCTATTATTTGGGAATAGATATATTAGATTATGAGGTTTTGAAATATAATGCTAACTATGGTTTTAATAATAAAACAAAAGAAAAAGAAGCTTTTCTGGTTACAAATGAATTTTTAGGAGAATTTCAGGAATATTTATATCATGATCTGGTTATATGCGTATATAAGAATTATGCTGCTATGACAGATATGTTAAAAGGTAATATTAATTTTAAATATAATTATATGGATAAATTACCTTTAATAATAGAACTAAGTCATTTTTGTAGTGAAATAGATATTCAAACTAAAAATGTTGCTTTAACACTGAATATAATTGGAATGTTATTATCAATTATGGATTATTTAAATCCATTAAAGTCCATAATATTTTATAGTTTTAATACTTTGATTTCAATTTTAACTTTAAAATTTAGATTAAAACTTTATAATATCGAAAAAAATAATAATTTGTCATATGTGAAGCACAAGTTATATTTTTATAAATTAATATACTAA